Genomic window (Fretibacterium sp. OH1220_COT-178):
CTGTTTGACGCCCTCCGTATGCTCCTTCAAATCTTCCCCCCCGATCGGACTGCCGCCGGATTCCTTCACGGGCCCGCCAGGATATTGTACACGCCAAGGTGAAAGAAGGGGCCCTTTTTTCTTTTCCTCCCCTTGCGCCGTTCTAAAAACCACCCTTAAAACCACCCCAATTCAGCGCCTTTTCCGTCCTCGCCATGAGATATAATCATGCGCAAGCAAGATTTCTTCCGTTGACCCTTATTCCGTTTTACAAGAAAAAGGAGGATGGAAATGCGATTGAAGCAGGTTTGTCTCGTGCTGTTTCTGGTGCTGTTCTCGTGGGGGGCGGGCCCCGGAGAATGCGCTCTTCCCAAGGGCGTGCAGAGCTTTGCCCCCACGGGAAGAGTTGCGGACAACGTCTCCTTCCGTATCGTCTTCAAGGAACCCATGGTTTCTAAGAGCGAGGTCGGCAAGGCCATGGCCCCCAAGGATTTTCCCTTCAAGGTCCTGCCGGCGATCCAGGCCGAGGGCAAATGGCAGAATCCGCGAACCTTCACGGTCCGTCTGCTGGCGCCCCTGAAGAAGGGGACGGCCTATTCCGCCGAGCTCCGCGAGGATCTGAAGAATCTCAAAGGAAACGCGATCGGCTCCGGGACGTTCCGCTTTCAGACCGACTCCCTCGTCCCCGAGGGAGTCCGGGGGGCGATGGGACCCAACGGTCAGGCCGCTCTCATCCTGGATTTCAACATGCCCGTGGCTCCCAAGCGTCTGAGAGGTTTTTTGAGCGTACTGGACGAGTCGGGTAAGGAACTCTCTTACTTTTTTGGGGGGGAACACCCCTCCAGGACCATACGGGCCTCGGTCAATCTCAGGGACACAAGCAAGGCGCAAAAGCTGTTTGTGAAACTGAGCAAAGGACTGACCCCCCAGGAGGGGGACCTTGGGCTGGAGGAGGACCGCGTTTTTTCCGTGCTCTTCAAGCCGACGCTTCTGGTCCACCGCATGGCGGGCGAAGAGGGGGCGATCTCGATCCGCTGCAATTTCGAGGTGGACCTCGAGGCCGCGAGGGACTTCATCGCCGTGGAGCCGTCCGTCCCCTTCACCCTGAACTCCGGATACGACGGGGAGTTTACCCTGAACGGCGATTTCGGGCCGAGGAACCGATTTGTCCTCACCCTGCGCAAGGGACTGCCCGCCAAGAGCGGCGGTGTCGTCCTCGCGGAGGATTTTACCCAGGCCGTCATCATGCCGGACCTGGAGGCCTCCGTCTCCCTGCCCTCTCCCGGAATGTACCTGACGGCGACCGGAGGGGGGAGGATTCCCCTCGAGCTGGTCAACGTCAGAAAGCTTCAGGTGGATTTGTGGCGCCTCTACGAGAATAACATCCCCTACGTCATTCGGGGGAGTTACGACTCCTTCCAGAGGGATCTGGCTAGACGCGTCTACAGCAAGGAGTTCGAACTCTCCCTGCCTCTGAACGAGCGGGTGCGCCGGGCTCTCTCCCTGGAGGAGCTCGGGGGGGGCAAACGAGGGCTTTTTCTGCTCTCCGCCCGGGACCTGGAGGGAGAGTATTGGGAGGAACAGACCCAGATCATCAACCTGAGCGATATGGGCCTCGTGGCCCGCGTTTGGGAGGACGGCCTGCTGCTCTGGGCCAACACGCTCTCCTCCATCCAACCCGTCGAGGGAGCTGAAGTACGCATTTACAGCAGTTCCAAGCAGGTGATTGCCGAGGGGAAGACGGACGCGGACGGAATCTTCACGGTCCAGAGGCCGGAGCCCTGGGGGCAGGCGGAGGACGAGTCCCCCAGCCTGGCGGTCGTCAGCCGCGGAGACGACATCACCTTCGTCCGACTCAGCCGGGGGCTGATCTCCCAGGAGACCTTCGAGACCGCCGGTCGGCCCTGGCTGCGGTCCGGTTACGACGCGGCCCTCTTCTCCCCCAGGGACATCTACCGTTCGGGTGAGGAAGCGCAGTTCAAGGCGATCGTTCGCAACACCGACGTGATGCCCCCCAAACCCTTCCCCGTGCTCTTCATCGTGCGCGACCCCCTGAACCGAAAGGCCCGACAGGAGACGGTGCTCCTCAACGACGAGGGGGGGGCGCTCCTCACCCATGCGCTTCCCTCGAACGCCATGACGGGGCTCTGGAACGTCTCGGTCGTCGTTCCCGGCAAGGAGGACGAACCTTTGGCAAGGATGGGTTTCCACGTCGAGGACTTCGCTCCGCCGCGCATCGAGGTGAAGACCGAGACGGACTCCAAGTATGCGACTCATGGGCAAACAGTAGCGGTGGACGTCCTCGCCCGCTATCTTTTTGGTGTCGAGGGCGCGGGATTGCCGGCCAGGATGTTCTGGTCCGCCCGGTCGTCCGGGTTCGTTCCCACCCGCGCTCGGTGGAAGGGCTACAGCTTCGGAGACGATTCGAGGAAGTTCTCGCCCGTCGAGGGCGAATTCGACGAGGTGGTGCTCGACGACTCCGGCAAGGGGCAGTTCAGCCTCACGCTCGACGCCGACTGGCAGGCGCCGTCGACGATCGCACTGAACATGAGGGCCGAGGTCCAGGAGGACGGCGGACGGTGGGTCTCCAAGTCGCTGACGCTCCCCTACTATCCCGCCCCCTGGCTTCTGGGAATTGCGGCGCCCGAAGGGGTTTTGGCCGTCAAGAAGGATCTGGACTTCAAGATCGCAGCGATCGATCCCGAGGAAAATCCCGCGGATCCCGGCGAGCTCACGGCGACCCTTTATCGCGTCTCCTGGAACTACAACCTGGTGGAGCTGGACGGGTATCGGCGCTGGCAGAGCTCCGAGGAGCTGACTCAGGTCGAGGAAAAATCCGTCTTCCTGAAGGATGGCACAGGAACGGTATCCTTCAATCCTAAACGATGGGGCACCTATCTGGTCCGGATTGCCGACGAGGGGGACAACGCCCGTGCGGCCTACCGCTTCTACGCGGACGACCCCGAGTACGCGGAGCGCGGCGGCTCTCAGTTGCTCGACCGGGTTGAGATCGATCTGGACAAGGAGTTTTATAAGGCTGGGGAAACCGCCAGGGTGACGCTGCGCTCGCCCTTCGAGGGGTTGTTGCTGTTCAACGTCGAGGGGGCCAAGGAGATCTCCCGCAAGGTGCTGAAGGTCGACAAGGCGGAGACCGTCGTGGAGGTCCCCGTGACCGCGGACATGGTCCCGAACGCCTGGTGTACCGCATGGCTCATCCGTCCGGTCGTCGAGGAGGAGGCCTGGGGGAGCCATCGGGCCGTCGGTGTGGCGTGTCTGAAGGCGGATCTGGCCCCCTATCGCCTGGATGTCGCCATGGAGGCACCCGAGAAGGCGGAACCTGCCGTAAGTCTGCCGGTGACGCTGACGCTCAAGGATTTCGAGGGAAGGCCGGCGAAGGCCGAGGTCTCCCTGGCGTTGGTGGACGATGCCGTGTTGGGGCTGACGGGCTACAGGACCCCGGACCTTCTGCACCACTTCTGGGGCCTGAAGGAGCTGAACTCCCAGGGATACGACCTCTATGATCTCCTCGTCCCCGTCGAGTCCCGTGGGACGGAGCTCCTGCATCCGGCGGGAGGTGCGGTCATGGCGGCACTTGCCGGTTCGGACACCGCCCAGCGCTTCAAGATCCTCTCTCTGTTCCAGGGCGTCCTCTCCGCGGACGCGTCGGGCGTCGTGAGGACGGAGTTGGCCCTGCCGGAGTTCAGCGGGCGCGGAAGGCTTTTTGCCGTCGTCGCCTCGGGCAACCGATTCGGGATGGCGGAACAGAAGGTCCAAATCGCCCGCAGCGTGGTGACGGAGGCCGACCTGCCCCGCTTTGCAGCGCCGAACGACGAGTTCAAAGCCCCGATTACGGTGTTCAACACCTCCGAGGAGAGCCGTGACGTCAAGATCGAGATTCTGGTGCAGGGCGGATTGAAGCCCGCCGACTCGGAAAAGGTTCTCTCGATCGGTCCCAAGAGCTCCGTCCGATGGGAGACCTCCGTGAAGGCACTGGACCCCGGAACGGCGGTCTGGAGCGTCCGGACCTCATGGGTCGAGGAAGGCGTGGAGAAATCTTTCGCTCAGGAGATCGAACTGCCGGTCCGCTCTCCGTGGCCCGTCGTCGCAAAATCGGGCTCCGGAACCTTCGAGGCCGGGGAGACCCGCATCGACATTCCGAAGAAGGATTTCGCGGGCGAACCCCTCGGCAGCCTGACCCTTGCGGACTCTCCGACCGTGGACCTCACCCGGGCCGTCTCCTATCTTTTGAACTATCCTCACGGCTGCCTGGAACAGACTCTCTCCGTCGCCTGGCCCTTCCTGGTGCTTCCCGAGGCCGTGGCTCAGATCGATCCCCTTCTCGTCAACAACCTGCTGGTCAAGAACAAGGTCGACACCGCGATCGCCCGGATTCAGGCCATGCAGCTCTACGATGGTTCTTTTGGGCTGTGGCCTGGAAGCACCTCGACCTACAGTTGGGGCAGCGTCTATGCGGCGCACTTCCTCACCGAGGCGCGCAAGGCGGGCGTGAACTACCCCGAGGAGATGCTGCAAGGGGTCCTGAACTGGATGAAGCAGTTCCTGGCCTCCCTTCCCGGCAACCGTTATTCCACCGAGGAAAAGGACGACTTCACGGCCAAAGCCTACGCGGTCTACGTGCTGGCTTTGAATGGGGAAAAACCTCTCGGCTGGATCGAATATCTGAAGGAAAACCAGATCAATATGTGGCCGTCCGGCCCCATCTGGCTTGCGGGCGCAACGGCCCTGATCGAGGGGCGGCCGGACGCGCTGCGTGCGTTGGGCACCGGAGAGGGCGGCAAGGCTTCTGCGGAATCCCGATACGCGACCCTGGAGTCCGAGGTGCGTAATTCCGCGCAGCTCCTCTCCCTCTGGACGGAGGTGGACCCCGGGGCCCCCGAGGTCGGGACCTTGGTCGCGCGTCTCCTGAAATACGGGAAGGAGAACCGCTGGTACGGTACTCAGGAAAATGCATCCGTCATGATGGCCCTGGGTCGGTACAGTCTGAAGGTCGGCTCCGAAAAGTCCCAGCTCGAGGGAGCCGTGCTCGACGCCGAGGGAAAGGAGCTGCTTCCCTTCAGAAGCGGTGCATCGTCCGCGATCGCGTTGGCCGATCTTCCCGCCTCCGGCGGTCTTCTCTCCCTCAAGGGAACCGGCAGGGGGTACTACAGCTGGACGATCACGGGAACGCCGAAAGAACGCCCCGATCCCGAAAATCGTGGATTGGAGGTGCGAAGCGTCTGGCTCGATGAAAAGGGAAAGGAGCTCGACCTCGGGAAGCCCGTCCCCCAGGGCACACGGATTCAGGTAGAACTGACCTTGAATCCCGGTTTGCCCATCGGCAATCTGGCCGTCTCCTGTCTGCTTCCCGCGGGGCTGGAGCTCGAGAACCCGAGATTGTCGGACGCGGAGGAGGGGGCGCAGCCTTACGGCGTCCGCAGCGACATTCGGGACGACAGGCTGCTGATCTTCTTCGACCGCCTGTCCGGTCAGACGACGTACCGTTTCCAGGTCCGTGCCGTCACGAAGGGAACCTTTACCGTACCGCCCATCTCGGCGGAGGGCATGTACGATCCGGATGTCCACTTCATCGGCGAGACGCCCGCCGCGCTGACCGTTAAGTAACGAGCCTCATGCAGAAGGGGGGCCCCCGTGCAGGGGCCCCCCTTCTGCATGAAGACGAACGCAGCCCCGCCGATAAGGCGGGGCTGCGCAACAGAAAAGCGAGGAATCGTTTAGTCGAACTCGCGGCGTTCCTTGATGCGGGCGGCCTTTCCGCTCAGTTTGCGGAGGTAGTAGAGCTTGGCGCGTCGCACCTTGCCCAGACGCTTGACCTCGATCTTCTGGATGGAGGGGCAATGGAGGGGGAAGATCCTCTCGACTCCCACGCCATTCGAGATCTTGCGAACCGTGAAGGTCTCGCTCAGCCCACCGTGCTGGCGGCCGATCACGATGCCCTCAAACACCTGGATGCGCTCACGAACGCCCTCCGTCACCTTCACATGGACGCGAAGAGTGTCGCCGGGGCGAAAATCCGGCACCCCCTCCGTCTTGACATACTTCTGCTCGACAAGGTTCAGTATATTCACTTCCGCAGTTCCTCCTTCAGGAAAACAAAAGATTCAATTCAATTTTCAGTTCACCGCGCTCCCAGAAAACGATCCAAGGCAACGGCGACACGGATCGTCAGAGGGAGCGTCCCCTCCGATCCGAAGAGGCCGGTCCAGAGAACCTCGGGGCCCAACTCCCCGCAATCTTCCGCGGACTCGGGGAACAGAAAAAGCACGGGACCGCCACACCCCAGACAACGGCGCTTGACCTCCAGGCCGTGCAACGCTCCGTCGCGTCGCTCGTTCAGGACCGCAACCTTCAAAAGGTCCTTGTCCTTCTCCTTCCGTTCGATCCACTCGAGAGCCCGCGCCAAAGAGCCGAAAACCTTTGGCGCGAACTCCTCGGGGAGGCCCGATATCGTCTCGAAGGCCCCGGGGTTGGGAACGATGAAAACCGGCCGTCCCAAGCCGTAGGTCCGACATAACTGAACGACTTCGAAGACGTGTCCGGAGACGAAGGGAGCATCGTCCCCGATCAAGGCCAGATAGGCTCCTCCCCCGAGATAATCACGGATCGCAGCCCGGGAAAGAAGGTCGGGCCGACGGGCCAAAGTTCGTTCCACGGCCCGGGTACGCCGCCAAGCCCGGATATCCGCGGCGTTTCCGCCCAGCAAAACTTTAGGAACATCCATCCCCTCCCAGGAGGCCGGCCGGGTATAATGGGGGTGGTCGAGCATTCCCCTGTAAAAGGAGTCCTCCGCAACCGCCTCGCCTCGGCCGACAACCCCCGGCACCAAACGGGACATCGCGTCGACGATAGCCATTGCGGGAATCTCCCCGCCGGTCAGAACGCAGTCCCCCACCGTTACTTCGAGATCCACCTCGCGCTCGACGAAGCGTTCGTCCAGCCCCTCGTAATGACCGCAGAGAATCACCACGTGGTCCTGGCTCGCGAGGGTCTCGATGACCTCCTGAGTCAATACGCACCCCTGTGGCGAGGGATACACCACGAAGGGACGAGCGGCCTTACCGCATTGCGAGGCAAAGCTCAGAGCGTCCGCCAAGGGCGGTGCGGCCAGGACCATGCCCCCCGATCCAAAGGAGTAATCGTCGATCTGACGATATCCTCCTCGACCGAAATTTCTGAGATCGACGAGATCCACGCGGACAAGCCCTTTTTTTACAGCTCGTCCCAGGATGCTTGTCGAGAGAAAATCCCCGAAGAACTCGGGAAAGGCGGTCACGATAGTGACATGCATCAATCCCAAAGCCCCTCGATCAGAGAGAGGCGTATCCGACCCTGCTCAAGATCGATATCCCGAACGAATTCCTCCACCGCCGGTACGTAATGCAACCGTCCGTCGATCCCCCGAATTTCGTACGTCTCGCAAGCACCGGCCGAAAGGATATTCTCGACCGTACCCAGGGGATGGCCCTCCATGTCCTCCACACTCAGGCCGATGAGGTCATCGATCCAAAAGCGTCCTTCCGGCAATTCGACGCGGTCCTCGGCCGCAATGAGAATCTGGGCACCCGATACGGCCTTGGCCTCATCCCGATCCCGAAGATCGCTTTCCAAGATCAAAGTGTCCCTGCCCTCGTTGAAACGAATGCGTCTCACCTCGAGCGTCCGCAAAAAAACGTCGCCCCTGTAGAGATCGACGGTATCCATCCTCTGAAAACGCTCTGGAAAATCCGTCAGGGGAACTATGGACAGCTCTCCTCGAATCCCATGGGGCGAGGAGACGCGTCCGATGACGACCTTACCCTCGGGAGGCCCTCCGGGGCTGGTCCCCTCACTCCTCGACGATGTCGACATCCACCCGCTCTCCGGCTTTGACGGCGGCCGCTTTGGCCAAAAGCCGAATCGCGTTTATCGTGGCCCCCCGTTTCCCGATGATCCGTCCGACGTCCTCATGGGCGACGCGAATCATGACCTTGATCCCATTTTCCTCCTCACCGCACTCCACGCTGACGACCTCCGGCTGAGTTACGAGGTATTTGGCGATAAACTCGACGAGCTCCTTATAATTGACCATTGTGGCACCTCCTACTTTTTTTGCAGGTGTATTAAGGGGTTGTTAAAGGGTAAAGGCTTTTCCAGACGACTTTTGCATCTATAAAATGGATTGGGGCGATGGGGCGCATCACACCCCTGACCGAACCTCCGATTCAGACGGGCTAGCGGGCCTTGGCGCTCTCAAATTTCTCCCAGATGCCCTGTTTCTTCAAAAGTCCTCTGGCCGTATCCGAGGGCTGGGCTCCGACGCTCAGCCAGTAGAGCGCGCGATCCTCGTTGATGGCCACGGCTGCCGGGTCCGTCATGGGATTGTAGGTCCCGATCAGTTCGATAAACTGACCGTCCCGAGGCGAACGCGAGTCCGCAACCACCAGCCTGTAAAACGGGGCTTTCTTCCTTCCTTGACGCGACAAACGAATTCGTACTGCCATGTGTGGAACACCTCCTGAAAAAATCGAAAACGATGCGATATGCCATTCCAAAAACACCCTTGTCAAAAGGGCAAGACCCAAACGAGAGGAGCGCTCCCGACCGTCTCAACCTCAAAAAAAGCGTCCCGACCTTCCGAAGAGGGAGCGAAGATTGGGGCCTTTCCCCCCCGAAGAGAAGGTCTTGAAGAGTTTTTTCATCTGCTCGTACTGCGCCAGCAGCTGATTTACCATTTGAACGGACGTCCCGGAACCCAAAGCGATGCGCCTTCGCCTCGAGCCCTTGATGATGCGGGGATTGAGACGTTCGGCGCGCGTCATGGACTGAATGATCGCCTTGTTGCGGCGAAGGATGGAATCGTCCATCTGAGACGCATCCAACCCTTTGATGCGCCCCACACCGGGGATCATCTCCATCACCTTGCCCAGGGGGCCCATCTTTTCGATCTGCTGGAACTGAAGCAATAGGGTTTCCAGTGTGAACGCCTTGCCCTTGATGCTCTCGGCTATCCGGGCGGTATCCTCCGCACCGGCGGCCTGGACCTTCTCGAGCAGGCCCTGAATATCCCCCATGCCCATGATACGGCTCGCCATACGACGGGAATCGAAGACCTCCAGGGCATCCGTCCCCTCTCCGACCCCCGCGAATTTTACGGGAACGCCCGTCGCGGCCCGTATGGCCAAAGCCCCGCCGCCGCGGGCGTCGCCGTCCAGCTTGGTCAAGACCAATCCCGTCAGGCTCAACAGTTCGTGGAAGGAGCGTGCGACGTTGACGGCCTCTTGGCCCATCATCGCATCGACCACCAGCAATTTTTCGTGCGGAGGCAGCGTCCCGGCAACGGAGGACAGCTCCTCCATCAGTTCCGGGTCCACATGAAGCCGCCCGGCCGTATCGAGCAAAATCACATCGTGCAGGCGGGAGGCTGCATATTGGGCCGCACCCCGCACGACCTTCAGGACATCCTGCTCCCCTTTTTCCGGGCCGAAAAAAGCGACCTTCGACTGCTCGGCCAGAACCCGCAGCTGATCCACGGCGGCAGGACGGCGAAGATCGCAGGCCACAACCAGCGGGCTATGAGAATCCTTGAGGCGTCGGGCCAGCTTGACGGTTGTCGTCGTCTTTCCGCTGCCCTGAAGGCCGACCATCAAGACCACGGTCGGTGGTTTCGGAGCGATGGCGAGTGGAGCCGGATCCCCCATGAGGGCGATCAATTCCTCGTAGACGACGGTCGAGATGTGCTGCGCCGCGGAGATGGATTCCAGGACATCGAGCTGCACGGCCCGTTCCCTGATCCTCTCGACAAGCTCACGGACAACCTTGAAGTCGACATCCGCCTCGAGGAGCGATTTGCGTATCTCCCGGAGCGCGAGATCGACGTCGGCCTCGGAGAGCTTTCCCTTACCGCGCAGCCGGGAAAGCGCGGACTCCAATTTTGTTTTCAGGGCCTCGAACATCACATATCGACTCCTTTAGCAGGGAGCCGCCTCTTCGAGGGCGTCAGCCCTCGAATGGCGTGCTCTTCGCTATCTCGTTCAACGCAACAATTTGCGTTGAACGAGGCGCAGGGAGTAGTTTCACAAAAAACAGTTCTGAGATAACCGCACTTCCCGCCACATTCTCGCCTCAACCGCCGCGTTGGCTCAACGAGGCGCAGGGAGCAGTTTCACAAAAAAACAAAAAAACAGTTCTGAGACAACCGCACTTCCCGCCACATTCTCGCCTCAACCGCCGCGTTGGCCGAACGGGGCTCAGGGAGTCATTACGAGTAAATGGCCTCGACGCGGACAAAAGCACATTCTCTCCGCTGCCAAAACTTGGTCCGACATGTCTCTCCGCACCCTTTGACGAGAAAACCGAGCGATCGACGCAACTCGCTGCGTCTTACCAGGTTCGTTGACCCTCAGATCGGGAAACGAACTTATGCGTCGACCCCTTCCGGCCTTGAATGAAGGACCTCAAGCTCTTGTTCCAGCTCCCGAATCCGTCCTTCCAGACGTTCGACGATCTCGGCGAAACTCAGCTCTCGCTCGATGGTCTCAAGCCGATCCATA
Coding sequences:
- the trmD gene encoding tRNA (guanosine(37)-N1)-methyltransferase TrmD, which codes for MHVTIVTAFPEFFGDFLSTSILGRAVKKGLVRVDLVDLRNFGRGGYRQIDDYSFGSGGMVLAAPPLADALSFASQCGKAARPFVVYPSPQGCVLTQEVIETLASQDHVVILCGHYEGLDERFVEREVDLEVTVGDCVLTGGEIPAMAIVDAMSRLVPGVVGRGEAVAEDSFYRGMLDHPHYTRPASWEGMDVPKVLLGGNAADIRAWRRTRAVERTLARRPDLLSRAAIRDYLGGGAYLALIGDDAPFVSGHVFEVVQLCRTYGLGRPVFIVPNPGAFETISGLPEEFAPKVFGSLARALEWIERKEKDKDLLKVAVLNERRDGALHGLEVKRRCLGCGGPVLFLFPESAEDCGELGPEVLWTGLFGSEGTLPLTIRVAVALDRFLGAR
- a CDS encoding KH domain-containing protein — its product is MVNYKELVEFIAKYLVTQPEVVSVECGEEENGIKVMIRVAHEDVGRIIGKRGATINAIRLLAKAAAVKAGERVDVDIVEE
- the rimM gene encoding ribosome maturation factor RimM (Essential for efficient processing of 16S rRNA), with amino-acid sequence MSTSSRSEGTSPGGPPEGKVVIGRVSSPHGIRGELSIVPLTDFPERFQRMDTVDLYRGDVFLRTLEVRRIRFNEGRDTLILESDLRDRDEAKAVSGAQILIAAEDRVELPEGRFWIDDLIGLSVEDMEGHPLGTVENILSAGACETYEIRGIDGRLHYVPAVEEFVRDIDLEQGRIRLSLIEGLWD
- the ffh gene encoding signal recognition particle protein, with amino-acid sequence MFEALKTKLESALSRLRGKGKLSEADVDLALREIRKSLLEADVDFKVVRELVERIRERAVQLDVLESISAAQHISTVVYEELIALMGDPAPLAIAPKPPTVVLMVGLQGSGKTTTTVKLARRLKDSHSPLVVACDLRRPAAVDQLRVLAEQSKVAFFGPEKGEQDVLKVVRGAAQYAASRLHDVILLDTAGRLHVDPELMEELSSVAGTLPPHEKLLVVDAMMGQEAVNVARSFHELLSLTGLVLTKLDGDARGGGALAIRAATGVPVKFAGVGEGTDALEVFDSRRMASRIMGMGDIQGLLEKVQAAGAEDTARIAESIKGKAFTLETLLLQFQQIEKMGPLGKVMEMIPGVGRIKGLDASQMDDSILRRNKAIIQSMTRAERLNPRIIKGSRRRRIALGSGTSVQMVNQLLAQYEQMKKLFKTFSSGGKGPNLRSLFGRSGRFF
- the rpsP gene encoding 30S ribosomal protein S16 — translated: MAVRIRLSRQGRKKAPFYRLVVADSRSPRDGQFIELIGTYNPMTDPAAVAINEDRALYWLSVGAQPSDTARGLLKKQGIWEKFESAKAR
- the rplS gene encoding 50S ribosomal protein L19, coding for MNILNLVEQKYVKTEGVPDFRPGDTLRVHVKVTEGVRERIQVFEGIVIGRQHGGLSETFTVRKISNGVGVERIFPLHCPSIQKIEVKRLGKVRRAKLYYLRKLSGKAARIKERREFD
- a CDS encoding Ig-like domain-containing alpha-2-macroglobulin family protein, with translation MKQVCLVLFLVLFSWGAGPGECALPKGVQSFAPTGRVADNVSFRIVFKEPMVSKSEVGKAMAPKDFPFKVLPAIQAEGKWQNPRTFTVRLLAPLKKGTAYSAELREDLKNLKGNAIGSGTFRFQTDSLVPEGVRGAMGPNGQAALILDFNMPVAPKRLRGFLSVLDESGKELSYFFGGEHPSRTIRASVNLRDTSKAQKLFVKLSKGLTPQEGDLGLEEDRVFSVLFKPTLLVHRMAGEEGAISIRCNFEVDLEAARDFIAVEPSVPFTLNSGYDGEFTLNGDFGPRNRFVLTLRKGLPAKSGGVVLAEDFTQAVIMPDLEASVSLPSPGMYLTATGGGRIPLELVNVRKLQVDLWRLYENNIPYVIRGSYDSFQRDLARRVYSKEFELSLPLNERVRRALSLEELGGGKRGLFLLSARDLEGEYWEEQTQIINLSDMGLVARVWEDGLLLWANTLSSIQPVEGAEVRIYSSSKQVIAEGKTDADGIFTVQRPEPWGQAEDESPSLAVVSRGDDITFVRLSRGLISQETFETAGRPWLRSGYDAALFSPRDIYRSGEEAQFKAIVRNTDVMPPKPFPVLFIVRDPLNRKARQETVLLNDEGGALLTHALPSNAMTGLWNVSVVVPGKEDEPLARMGFHVEDFAPPRIEVKTETDSKYATHGQTVAVDVLARYLFGVEGAGLPARMFWSARSSGFVPTRARWKGYSFGDDSRKFSPVEGEFDEVVLDDSGKGQFSLTLDADWQAPSTIALNMRAEVQEDGGRWVSKSLTLPYYPAPWLLGIAAPEGVLAVKKDLDFKIAAIDPEENPADPGELTATLYRVSWNYNLVELDGYRRWQSSEELTQVEEKSVFLKDGTGTVSFNPKRWGTYLVRIADEGDNARAAYRFYADDPEYAERGGSQLLDRVEIDLDKEFYKAGETARVTLRSPFEGLLLFNVEGAKEISRKVLKVDKAETVVEVPVTADMVPNAWCTAWLIRPVVEEEAWGSHRAVGVACLKADLAPYRLDVAMEAPEKAEPAVSLPVTLTLKDFEGRPAKAEVSLALVDDAVLGLTGYRTPDLLHHFWGLKELNSQGYDLYDLLVPVESRGTELLHPAGGAVMAALAGSDTAQRFKILSLFQGVLSADASGVVRTELALPEFSGRGRLFAVVASGNRFGMAEQKVQIARSVVTEADLPRFAAPNDEFKAPITVFNTSEESRDVKIEILVQGGLKPADSEKVLSIGPKSSVRWETSVKALDPGTAVWSVRTSWVEEGVEKSFAQEIELPVRSPWPVVAKSGSGTFEAGETRIDIPKKDFAGEPLGSLTLADSPTVDLTRAVSYLLNYPHGCLEQTLSVAWPFLVLPEAVAQIDPLLVNNLLVKNKVDTAIARIQAMQLYDGSFGLWPGSTSTYSWGSVYAAHFLTEARKAGVNYPEEMLQGVLNWMKQFLASLPGNRYSTEEKDDFTAKAYAVYVLALNGEKPLGWIEYLKENQINMWPSGPIWLAGATALIEGRPDALRALGTGEGGKASAESRYATLESEVRNSAQLLSLWTEVDPGAPEVGTLVARLLKYGKENRWYGTQENASVMMALGRYSLKVGSEKSQLEGAVLDAEGKELLPFRSGASSAIALADLPASGGLLSLKGTGRGYYSWTITGTPKERPDPENRGLEVRSVWLDEKGKELDLGKPVPQGTRIQVELTLNPGLPIGNLAVSCLLPAGLELENPRLSDAEEGAQPYGVRSDIRDDRLLIFFDRLSGQTTYRFQVRAVTKGTFTVPPISAEGMYDPDVHFIGETPAALTVK